A stretch of Paracoccus aminophilus JCM 7686 DNA encodes these proteins:
- a CDS encoding sugar ABC transporter permease, which yields MSQTNPPAALDRSDERVRHDDTIGGALRAFIDRVKAGDLGVLPVVVGLIVISVVFTSLNPVFLAPNNLVNLLFDCATVGVISLGIVCVLLLGEIDLSAGSVSGFASAVTGVLWVNMGFPVAVAILAAILAGSVIGLIYSLLFNKIGMPSFIISLAGLLAVLGMQLYILGPTGSINLPYASPLVKFGQILIMPKWLSHSLALLPGIVIILSGLSTAKRRIAAGLSARPMSLLLVKAGAITLGLEFAVYYLNRGRGVPYMFMLFVVLVVALQYALTRTQWGRSMFAVGGNREAARRAGINVKRIYMSAFILCSSLAALGGVLSASRLASSSQQAGTGDVNLNAIAAAVIGGTSLFGGRGSAYSALLGIIVIQAISNGLTLLNLSSSLRYMITGAVLAIAVIVDSLARRSRVSHGRA from the coding sequence ATGAGCCAGACCAATCCCCCCGCCGCCCTCGACCGCAGCGACGAGCGTGTGCGCCATGACGACACGATTGGCGGCGCGCTGCGTGCCTTCATCGATCGCGTCAAGGCGGGCGATCTCGGCGTTCTGCCCGTGGTCGTCGGTCTGATCGTGATTTCGGTCGTCTTCACCAGCCTGAACCCGGTCTTTCTGGCGCCGAACAACCTGGTGAACCTGCTCTTTGATTGCGCGACGGTGGGCGTGATCTCGCTTGGCATTGTCTGCGTGCTGCTTTTGGGCGAGATCGACCTTTCGGCCGGTTCGGTCAGCGGCTTCGCCTCTGCGGTCACGGGCGTTCTTTGGGTGAATATGGGCTTTCCGGTCGCGGTTGCGATTCTGGCAGCCATCTTGGCCGGTTCGGTGATCGGCCTGATTTATTCGCTTCTTTTCAACAAGATCGGGATGCCGAGCTTCATTATCTCTCTGGCCGGTCTGCTGGCCGTTCTGGGGATGCAGCTTTATATCCTCGGCCCGACCGGCTCGATCAACCTGCCCTATGCCTCGCCTTTGGTGAAGTTCGGCCAGATCCTGATCATGCCGAAATGGTTGTCGCATTCGCTGGCGCTTCTGCCCGGCATCGTCATCATCCTGTCAGGTCTCTCGACCGCGAAACGCCGGATCGCGGCGGGTCTGAGCGCGCGGCCGATGTCGCTTCTGCTCGTCAAGGCCGGTGCGATCACGCTTGGCCTTGAATTCGCGGTCTATTACCTGAACCGTGGCCGCGGCGTGCCTTACATGTTCATGCTTTTCGTGGTTCTGGTCGTCGCGCTGCAATATGCGCTGACCCGGACGCAATGGGGCCGCTCGATGTTCGCCGTTGGTGGCAACCGCGAGGCCGCGCGTCGCGCCGGCATCAACGTCAAGCGCATCTATATGTCGGCCTTCATCCTCTGTTCGAGCCTTGCCGCCCTTGGCGGCGTGCTCTCGGCCTCGCGTCTGGCCTCGTCGAGCCAGCAGGCCGGGACGGGTGACGTGAACCTCAACGCGATTGCGGCGGCGGTCATCGGCGGCACCAGCCTCTTTGGCGGCCGCGGCAGTGCCTATTCGGCGCTTTTGGGGATCATCGTCATTCAGGCGATCTCGAACGGGCTGACGCTGCTGAACCTGTCGTCTTCGCTGCGCTACATGATCACCGGCGCGGTTCTGGCGATTGCCGTCATTGTCGATTCGCTTGCGCGCCGGTCGCGTGTGAGCCACGGGCGCGCTTAA
- a CDS encoding ATP-binding cassette domain-containing protein → MTDLSSASPARGERILSLRGVTKKFGAVSALTDIELDVHAGEVVALVGDNGAGKSTLVKVLAGVHQPTSGTIEFMGKEVNLSDPGAALSMGIATVFQDLALCENLDVVANLFLGHEINPLALDEVQMEVRAWTLLKELAARIPSVREPIASLSGGQRQTVAIARSLLLNPKIIMLDEPTAALGVAQTAEVLNLIERVRDRGLGVIIISHNMEDVRAVADRIVVLRLGKNNGIFTPESSNQELVAAITGASENSVSRRQERKAAEAHPQENLA, encoded by the coding sequence ATGACCGACTTATCATCAGCTTCCCCCGCGCGGGGCGAACGCATTCTGAGCCTGCGGGGCGTGACCAAGAAATTCGGTGCCGTTTCTGCGCTGACCGATATTGAACTCGATGTCCACGCGGGCGAAGTGGTTGCCCTGGTGGGCGACAACGGCGCGGGAAAATCGACGCTGGTCAAGGTTCTGGCCGGGGTGCATCAACCCACCTCGGGCACGATTGAATTCATGGGGAAAGAGGTCAATCTCTCTGATCCCGGCGCGGCCCTGAGCATGGGGATTGCTACGGTTTTTCAGGATCTTGCTTTGTGCGAGAACCTCGACGTGGTCGCCAACCTGTTCCTTGGCCACGAGATCAACCCGCTCGCGCTTGACGAGGTTCAGATGGAGGTCCGGGCCTGGACCCTTCTGAAAGAGCTCGCGGCCCGCATTCCTTCGGTGCGCGAGCCCATTGCCTCGCTCTCGGGCGGCCAGCGTCAGACCGTCGCGATTGCGCGCTCGCTGCTCCTCAATCCCAAGATCATCATGCTGGACGAGCCGACCGCCGCGCTTGGCGTCGCGCAGACCGCCGAGGTTCTGAACCTGATCGAGCGTGTTCGCGATCGCGGGCTGGGCGTCATCATCATCTCGCATAACATGGAAGATGTCCGCGCCGTCGCCGACCGGATCGTCGTGCTGCGTCTGGGCAAGAACAACGGCATTTTCACGCCGGAATCGAGCAATCAAGAGCTCGTCGCCGCCATTACCGGCGCCAGCGAAAACTCGGTGTCGCGCCGTCAAGAGCGCAAGGCCGCCGAGGCCCATCCGCAGGAGAACCTCGCATGA
- a CDS encoding ABC transporter substrate-binding protein → MKLKATMLAGAAVLAGGFAAGAFAQDAATVAFLMPDQASTRYEEHDFPGFKAEMEKLCKDCKVIYQNANADVNLQQQQFNSVIAQGAKVIVLDPVDSAAAGGLVTLAQSQGVKVIAYDRPIPDTPADFYVSFDNEGIGKAITDSLVAHLKASGVAEGSGVLEINGSPTDAAAGLIRDGIHKGLEGSGFKTLAEFDTPEWAPPKAQEWAAGQITRFGADIKGVVAANDGTAGGAIAAFKAAGVNPVPPVTGNDATIAALQLIISGDQYNTISKPSEIVAAAAANITVQFLKGETPEAKTTLYNTPSELFVPAVITSENIKAEIFDKGIQTAAQVCTGEYADGCKKLGIQ, encoded by the coding sequence ATGAAACTCAAAGCGACAATGTTGGCCGGTGCTGCGGTCCTTGCGGGCGGCTTTGCTGCGGGCGCATTCGCGCAGGACGCCGCGACGGTGGCCTTCCTGATGCCCGACCAGGCGTCGACCCGTTACGAAGAGCATGATTTCCCGGGCTTCAAAGCCGAGATGGAAAAGCTCTGCAAAGACTGCAAGGTGATCTATCAAAACGCCAATGCCGACGTGAACCTGCAGCAGCAGCAGTTCAACTCGGTGATCGCGCAGGGCGCGAAGGTCATCGTGCTGGATCCGGTCGATTCGGCAGCCGCTGGCGGTCTGGTCACGCTGGCGCAGTCGCAGGGCGTCAAGGTCATCGCCTATGACCGTCCGATCCCGGACACGCCGGCCGATTTCTATGTCTCGTTTGACAATGAAGGCATCGGCAAGGCCATCACCGATTCGCTGGTTGCCCATCTGAAAGCTTCGGGCGTTGCTGAGGGCTCGGGCGTTCTGGAAATCAACGGCTCGCCCACCGACGCGGCGGCTGGTCTGATCCGCGACGGGATCCACAAGGGCCTCGAAGGCTCGGGCTTCAAGACGCTGGCCGAGTTCGACACGCCGGAATGGGCGCCGCCGAAAGCGCAGGAATGGGCGGCTGGCCAGATCACCCGCTTTGGCGCCGACATCAAAGGCGTGGTTGCGGCCAATGACGGCACCGCAGGCGGCGCGATCGCAGCCTTCAAGGCGGCGGGCGTGAACCCGGTTCCCCCGGTCACCGGCAATGACGCGACCATCGCGGCGCTGCAGCTGATCATCTCGGGCGATCAATACAACACGATCTCGAAACCCTCGGAAATCGTGGCAGCGGCGGCGGCCAATATCACCGTTCAATTCCTGAAAGGTGAGACCCCGGAAGCCAAGACCACGCTTTACAACACTCCCTCGGAGCTTTTCGTCCCGGCGGTTATCACCTCCGAGAACATCAAGGCCGAGATTTTCGACAAAGGCATCCAGACCGCTGCGCAAGTGTGCACCGGCGAATATGCCGACGGCTGCAAAAAACTGGGCATCCAGTAA
- a CDS encoding LacI family DNA-binding transcriptional regulator encodes MTNPPSARRTTVHDLAELAGTSASTVSAVLNGSWQKRRISERLANHVTRIAEEQGYALNMQARALRRARSGIIGMILPMYDNRYFSSIAQTFEDMARARGLFPIVTCTQRDPRLELAAARSLLAYQVEYLVCTGATDPDRISRLCSAAGVPTINLDLPGSLAPSVISDNFTGARELTRDILDRASVGAAPSPALFIGGRGSDHNTRERLRGFLAAHEERGLRPEPHQILTCGYAATKAAEALSGFVAAGHPLPRGLFVNSTISLEGVIRWFRQPDSPDLGDIRLGCFDWDPFAEMLSDGIVMMRQDVETMLTTLFRLIETGKPEIRRIEVPPIPLRGRRA; translated from the coding sequence GTGACCAATCCGCCTTCGGCCCGCCGGACCACCGTTCATGATCTTGCCGAACTGGCAGGAACCTCGGCGAGCACCGTCAGCGCCGTGCTCAACGGCAGCTGGCAGAAGCGGCGGATCAGCGAGCGTTTGGCCAATCACGTCACCCGCATTGCCGAAGAGCAAGGCTATGCGCTGAACATGCAGGCGCGGGCCTTGCGGCGGGCGCGGTCGGGGATCATCGGGATGATTCTGCCGATGTATGACAACCGCTATTTCAGCTCGATTGCCCAGACCTTCGAGGATATGGCGCGGGCGCGCGGTCTGTTTCCGATCGTCACCTGCACGCAGCGCGATCCGAGGTTGGAGCTCGCGGCGGCGCGCTCTCTGCTGGCCTATCAGGTCGAATATCTGGTCTGCACCGGCGCGACCGATCCCGACCGCATCTCTCGCTTGTGCAGTGCGGCGGGGGTGCCGACGATCAACCTCGACCTGCCGGGCAGCCTTGCACCTTCGGTGATCTCGGACAACTTCACCGGCGCGCGCGAATTGACTCGCGACATTCTTGATCGCGCGTCAGTCGGTGCAGCCCCCTCCCCGGCGCTGTTCATTGGCGGTCGCGGCTCGGACCACAACACACGCGAACGTCTGCGCGGTTTTCTGGCCGCCCATGAAGAGCGCGGCCTGCGGCCCGAGCCCCATCAGATCCTCACCTGCGGCTATGCCGCGACCAAGGCCGCCGAGGCGTTAAGCGGCTTTGTCGCCGCCGGACATCCGCTGCCGCGCGGCCTCTTTGTCAATTCAACGATTTCGCTCGAAGGGGTCATTCGTTGGTTTCGCCAGCCGGATTCGCCCGATCTCGGCGACATCCGCCTAGGTTGTTTCGACTGGGACCCGTTCGCAGAGATGCTGAGCGACGGCATCGTGATGATGCGTCAGGATGTCGAAACCATGCTAACGACGCTGTTTCGCCTGATCGAGACAGGCAAGCCCGAGATCCGCAGGATCGAGGTGCCGCCGATCCCACTGCGCGGACGGCGCGCCTGA
- a CDS encoding translocation/assembly module TamB domain-containing protein, with translation MQMMILPRFMLRLAMAFWLLAVVTPFAQAQSAAEISAQTEDDKGFITRFLQEKLSGAGRQVTIDGFEGALSSTATFTRMTITDDDGAWITLENGAIQWTRSALFAGRVSIQELSAERVILPRLPKGDASAPQAETREFKLPELPVGVNIEHINVGRVELGEPVIGVAATVSIDGSMRLSGGEGEAKLTINRVDGPRGQFALDANFSNETRILKFGLDLDEDANGLFVNLVNLEGRPSVKASIKGEGPLNQFKADLTLATNGQDRITGNLAIEPQNQDNLAGTGFRIQMGGDIAALVPPQHRDFFGTNSQLLAEGWISETGEMRVPTISVKTDALNLTGSVSTNEQGAPKTAQLLVLFGEDAQAPILPVRLPWADKPTTVQSGRLQLSYDATRDSSWTLKGRVGQISREELQLQELRLDGLGKVDLTNDALNSIHGWVAFGIDGLKPADAALARAVGDTLNGGLNFDFRPGNALQLSGVNVNGSSYGLKGDLAMDGLSSGITLSGDLTAAYRDLGDLSGLAGRELAGRGEAHIAGYYQILTRGFDADVHVTGTDIKVSQPQADRLLAGQSTIEISARRDETGIELRNLAVNAQNLTVKGQGYLNSNASDVTATIEMPSLAAADPGMSGAIRAEAKLSGPDKARKLTVNGKAVDLVTGVKQIDGALRGETDLSVMAAEQNGNFELEELTLANPQLKLDGAGSFATGAIQAKLNLAVANLAVLESGLSGGLNAVATVSEKDGIRLITVDGTGQELRLGQDSVDGALTGETKLNLAAEQQGDTFTIKSFTLNNQQMDATASGVYGPAKTDLRANLNLRSLASFGRGWRGAVTADASFADDGSGARRLTVSGQGENLSFGQAQVDGALAGTTQLNLNGTERDGVFTIDTATVTNPRLNVAANGKVGKGVTDITAELNAQDLRFLGHGFRGAVKANGHVLDQGGNRQITATGSANGLAIGNEKADALLRGQTSFDIAATMDAQNRLSFQRLNARNPQLQIEANGDSTSRLNVNGRLADVALVAPGFPGPAQVTGTIAETPQNFAVNLNATAPGNTRAKIEGTLARTFQTMDLRVNGTSDIGIVNPILRTRSVEGPLAIDLRINGKPSLEALSGRVSLRGGRLSDPKFGLAVSSLNATAELNAGRIAVDVQGAVENGGTITAKGPVTLTGDRPLNLEIGLNNVVLRDPNLYETRVRGQLTVGGSLVGGMVISGRLNVGETELRIPSTGFGGATSIPAIKHLYDRPPVRATRAKAGLAGYPSADAAAAGMNGPAATAGAKPARLDLVISAPRQVFVRGRGVDAELGGEIRVTGTSAQVIPVGQLELIRGRVDLLGKRFDMTEGLIELQGSMIPALRLVAETVQDGVTTRIIIDGEARDPEVKFESDPEMPQEEVISHLLFGRGLDSISALQAAQLANAIAVLAGKGGEGIVGALRNATGLDDLDLSTDDQGQVSVRAGKYLSKKLYTDVQVGQSGKTELNLNLDISRSLRARGTVDSEGDSKLGLYYERDY, from the coding sequence ATGCAGATGATGATCCTTCCCCGCTTCATGCTCCGCCTCGCCATGGCCTTTTGGCTGCTGGCCGTAGTCACCCCGTTTGCCCAAGCTCAGTCGGCGGCCGAGATCTCGGCCCAGACAGAGGATGACAAGGGCTTCATCACGCGCTTCCTGCAAGAAAAGCTCTCGGGTGCGGGGCGGCAGGTCACGATTGACGGGTTTGAGGGCGCGCTGTCCTCGACCGCGACCTTCACCCGCATGACCATCACCGATGATGACGGGGCCTGGATCACGCTGGAAAACGGCGCGATCCAATGGACGCGCTCGGCGCTCTTCGCGGGCCGGGTCTCGATTCAAGAGCTGTCGGCCGAGCGGGTCATCCTGCCGCGTCTGCCGAAAGGGGACGCTTCGGCGCCTCAGGCCGAAACCCGTGAGTTCAAGCTGCCGGAACTGCCGGTTGGCGTGAATATCGAACATATCAATGTCGGCCGGGTCGAGCTGGGCGAACCGGTGATCGGTGTCGCCGCGACGGTGTCGATCGACGGTTCGATGCGGCTTTCGGGCGGCGAGGGCGAGGCGAAGCTGACGATCAACCGCGTGGACGGGCCGCGCGGTCAGTTCGCGCTGGATGCGAATTTCTCGAACGAGACCCGGATTCTGAAATTCGGGCTTGATCTCGATGAAGATGCCAACGGGCTTTTCGTCAATCTGGTCAATCTCGAGGGCCGTCCTTCGGTCAAAGCCTCGATCAAGGGCGAGGGGCCGCTGAACCAGTTCAAGGCGGATTTGACGCTGGCGACCAATGGGCAGGATCGGATTACCGGCAATCTCGCCATCGAGCCGCAAAATCAGGACAATCTTGCGGGCACCGGCTTCCGCATCCAGATGGGTGGCGATATCGCTGCATTGGTGCCGCCGCAGCACCGCGATTTCTTCGGCACGAATTCTCAGCTTCTGGCCGAAGGCTGGATCAGCGAAACCGGCGAGATGCGGGTTCCGACGATCTCGGTCAAGACCGATGCGCTGAACCTGACCGGCTCGGTCTCGACCAACGAGCAGGGCGCGCCCAAGACCGCACAATTGCTGGTGCTGTTCGGCGAAGACGCCCAGGCGCCGATCTTGCCGGTGCGTCTGCCTTGGGCCGACAAGCCGACGACCGTGCAATCGGGCCGCTTGCAGCTTTCTTATGACGCGACGCGGGATTCAAGCTGGACGCTCAAGGGGCGGGTCGGCCAGATTTCGCGCGAAGAGCTTCAGCTGCAAGAGCTGCGTCTCGACGGGCTCGGCAAGGTCGATCTGACCAATGATGCGCTGAATTCGATCCATGGTTGGGTCGCCTTCGGCATCGACGGTTTGAAGCCCGCCGACGCGGCCTTGGCGCGCGCGGTCGGCGATACGCTTAACGGCGGTCTGAACTTCGACTTCCGCCCGGGCAATGCGCTGCAGCTTTCGGGCGTGAACGTCAACGGCAGCAGCTATGGCCTCAAGGGCGACCTCGCCATGGACGGGCTGTCGAGCGGCATTACCCTTTCGGGCGATCTGACAGCGGCTTACCGTGATCTGGGCGATCTCTCGGGTCTCGCAGGGCGTGAGCTCGCCGGTCGCGGCGAGGCCCATATCGCGGGTTATTACCAGATTTTGACGCGCGGCTTTGACGCCGATGTCCATGTCACCGGCACGGATATCAAGGTCAGCCAGCCGCAAGCCGACCGGCTGCTGGCCGGGCAGTCCACGATTGAAATCAGCGCCCGTCGCGACGAAACCGGGATCGAGCTGCGCAACCTTGCGGTCAATGCGCAAAACCTCACGGTCAAGGGGCAGGGCTATCTCAACAGCAACGCCTCGGATGTGACGGCGACGATTGAGATGCCGAGCCTTGCCGCAGCCGATCCGGGCATGTCGGGGGCGATCCGCGCCGAGGCCAAGCTGAGCGGGCCTGACAAGGCGCGCAAGCTGACGGTGAACGGCAAGGCGGTTGATTTGGTCACGGGCGTGAAGCAGATCGACGGCGCTTTGCGCGGCGAGACCGACCTGTCAGTCATGGCAGCCGAGCAGAACGGCAATTTCGAGCTTGAAGAGCTGACGCTCGCCAACCCGCAGCTTAAGCTCGACGGCGCAGGCAGCTTTGCCACTGGCGCCATTCAGGCCAAGCTCAACCTCGCCGTGGCCAATCTCGCGGTGCTCGAAAGCGGCCTGTCGGGCGGGCTGAATGCGGTTGCGACGGTGTCTGAAAAGGACGGGATCCGCCTGATCACCGTCGACGGCACCGGCCAAGAGCTGCGGCTTGGGCAGGACAGCGTCGATGGCGCGCTGACCGGCGAGACCAAGCTCAACCTTGCTGCCGAACAGCAGGGAGATACATTTACAATCAAGAGCTTCACGCTCAACAACCAGCAGATGGACGCGACCGCCTCGGGGGTTTACGGCCCGGCGAAAACCGATCTGCGCGCCAATCTCAACCTCAGATCGCTCGCTTCGTTCGGGCGCGGCTGGCGTGGTGCGGTGACGGCGGATGCGAGCTTTGCCGATGACGGTTCGGGCGCGCGTCGCCTGACGGTCAGCGGTCAGGGCGAGAACCTCTCCTTCGGGCAGGCGCAGGTCGACGGCGCGTTGGCCGGGACGACCCAGCTCAACCTCAACGGCACCGAGCGCGATGGCGTTTTCACCATCGACACGGCAACGGTCACCAACCCGCGCCTGAATGTCGCGGCGAATGGCAAGGTCGGGAAGGGCGTCACCGATATTACCGCCGAGCTGAATGCGCAGGACCTCCGCTTCCTCGGTCATGGCTTCCGCGGGGCGGTCAAAGCCAATGGCCATGTGCTCGATCAGGGCGGCAATCGCCAGATCACCGCGACCGGCTCGGCCAATGGGCTGGCGATCGGCAATGAAAAGGCGGATGCCCTGCTGCGCGGTCAAACCAGTTTCGACATTGCCGCGACCATGGACGCACAGAACCGTCTGTCCTTCCAGCGCCTGAATGCCCGCAATCCTCAGCTCCAGATCGAGGCGAACGGCGATTCGACCAGCCGGTTGAACGTCAACGGGCGGCTCGCGGATGTGGCTTTGGTCGCGCCGGGCTTTCCGGGGCCGGCGCAGGTCACCGGCACGATTGCCGAGACGCCGCAGAATTTCGCGGTCAATCTCAATGCGACCGCGCCCGGCAACACCCGCGCCAAGATCGAGGGCACGCTCGCGCGGACCTTCCAGACCATGGATCTGCGGGTGAATGGCACGAGCGACATTGGCATCGTCAATCCGATCCTGCGCACCCGCAGCGTCGAAGGGCCGCTGGCGATTGATCTGCGCATCAACGGCAAACCCTCGCTTGAAGCCTTGAGCGGCAGGGTTTCGCTGCGCGGCGGACGGCTGTCCGATCCGAAATTCGGTCTTGCCGTCAGCTCGCTCAACGCCACGGCCGAGCTGAACGCGGGTCGGATTGCGGTCGATGTGCAGGGTGCGGTCGAAAATGGCGGCACGATCACGGCGAAGGGGCCGGTGACTTTGACCGGAGACCGGCCGCTCAATCTGGAAATCGGGCTCAACAATGTCGTGCTGCGCGATCCCAACCTCTACGAGACCCGGGTGCGCGGCCAGTTGACGGTGGGCGGCTCGCTGGTTGGCGGCATGGTGATCTCGGGCCGGTTGAATGTCGGCGAGACCGAGCTGCGCATTCCCTCGACCGGGTTTGGCGGTGCGACCTCGATTCCGGCGATCAAACATCTTTATGATCGCCCGCCGGTGCGCGCCACGCGCGCCAAGGCAGGCCTCGCCGGCTATCCCAGTGCGGATGCGGCGGCGGCGGGGATGAATGGACCGGCGGCGACGGCAGGGGCCAAGCCCGCGCGGCTTGATCTCGTGATTTCGGCGCCGCGTCAGGTCTTTGTGCGCGGGCGCGGCGTTGATGCCGAGCTCGGCGGTGAGATTCGCGTCACCGGCACCTCGGCGCAGGTGATCCCGGTCGGCCAGCTCGAGCTCATTCGCGGACGGGTTGATCTTCTGGGCAAGCGCTTTGACATGACCGAGGGCCTGATCGAGCTGCAAGGCAGTATGATCCCGGCGCTGCGTCTGGTTGCCGAGACGGTGCAGGATGGCGTGACCACCCGCATCATCATCGACGGCGAGGCGCGCGACCCTGAGGTGAAGTTCGAATCCGATCCGGAGATGCCGCAGGAAGAGGTGATCTCGCATCTGCTCTTCGGTCGTGGTCTCGACAGTATTTCCGCGCTTCAGGCCGCGCAGCTTGCCAATGCGATCGCGGTTCTGGCGGGCAAAGGCGGTGAAGGGATCGTCGGCGCGTTGCGCAATGCAACCGGGCTCGACGATCTCGACCTCTCGACCGATGATCAGGGTCAAGTCTCTGTTCGCGCAGGAAAATATCTGTCGAAAAAGCTTTATACCGATGTGCAGGTCGGCCAGAGCGGCAAGACCGAGCTAAACCTCAACCTCGATATTTCGCGCAGCCTGCGCGCGCGCGGCACGGTTGATTCCGAGGGCGATAGCAAGCTTGGCCTCTATTACGAGCGCGATTATTGA
- a CDS encoding autotransporter assembly complex protein TamA, protein MKRVIGIGAAAALGLGTLASVAHAQSSSSSSSMSPASSPFSGLFGGKKGNESSPVDLNFKITGGDADSMDSALKQASLLESAQEEGRVTGQDLLAAARADYARLLGVLYDAGYYDAVIRITLDGVEAAQVATLDAPPVVKRVDVTVVTGNRFKFSRAQIAPVAPGSEIPKGYAVGKVAGTGIIKQAATKGVEGWRNAGHAKADVAETQITANHEDHRVDSRVVLTPGPELTFGKLTIRGYERMDPRRLRKIAGFPEGERFDPAKIDDMRKRLRRSGVFSAITLTEADGVGPGNTQDVDLLVIEQKPRRIGGGFEISSYEGVMLSGYWMHRNLFGGGERLRFDAQVADIGAKTSGRDYSLGVRLDRPATLNADTTGYLQFQLQRLRDEDYDLDGATFGFGFTYLPSDRFKADAALQYSAQRVNDEGEKTNFRFFSLPMSVTWDKRDNDTDPKRGYWLQGNLIPFFGLKGTGTGASIAGEGRSYFSFLPQDKLTLAGRLRLGTIVGSNIEDTPRDYLFYSGGGGTVRGQPYESLGVEVIPGPNGPILTGGMSMAIVSTEMRYQLREKIGLAAFVDAGRIWAESGFSGSNDWQAGAGVGVRYKTPIGPLRFDVAGPAGGNTGKGVQVYLGLGQAF, encoded by the coding sequence ATGAAGCGGGTAATCGGCATCGGAGCGGCGGCAGCGCTTGGCTTGGGAACCTTGGCAAGCGTGGCCCATGCGCAATCTTCGTCCTCATCCTCCTCGATGTCTCCGGCATCTTCACCCTTTTCCGGCCTCTTCGGTGGCAAGAAGGGCAATGAGAGCTCTCCGGTCGATCTGAACTTCAAGATCACTGGCGGCGATGCCGATTCGATGGATTCGGCGCTGAAGCAGGCCTCTCTGTTGGAAAGCGCGCAAGAAGAGGGTCGGGTCACCGGTCAGGATCTTCTGGCGGCGGCGCGCGCTGATTATGCGCGTCTGCTCGGCGTGCTTTATGATGCGGGCTATTATGATGCGGTGATCCGGATCACGCTCGACGGGGTTGAGGCGGCACAGGTCGCGACGCTGGACGCGCCGCCGGTTGTCAAACGCGTCGATGTCACCGTGGTGACCGGCAACCGCTTCAAGTTCAGCCGCGCTCAGATCGCGCCGGTCGCGCCGGGCAGCGAAATTCCCAAGGGTTATGCGGTTGGCAAGGTCGCGGGCACCGGCATCATCAAACAGGCCGCGACCAAGGGCGTCGAGGGCTGGCGCAATGCCGGTCACGCCAAGGCAGATGTCGCCGAAACCCAGATCACTGCCAATCACGAGGACCATCGCGTTGACAGCCGGGTCGTGCTGACCCCCGGCCCGGAACTGACCTTCGGCAAACTGACCATTCGGGGCTATGAGCGCATGGACCCGCGCCGTCTGCGCAAGATCGCGGGCTTTCCCGAAGGCGAGCGCTTCGATCCGGCCAAGATCGACGACATGCGCAAACGCCTGCGCCGCAGCGGGGTTTTCTCGGCGATCACCTTGACCGAGGCGGACGGCGTCGGGCCGGGCAATACTCAGGATGTCGATCTGCTGGTCATCGAGCAAAAGCCGCGCCGGATTGGCGGCGGCTTCGAGATTTCCAGCTACGAGGGCGTCATGCTGTCGGGCTATTGGATGCATCGCAACCTCTTCGGCGGCGGTGAGCGGCTGCGTTTCGATGCGCAGGTCGCCGATATCGGCGCGAAGACCTCGGGGCGGGATTATTCGCTCGGCGTCCGTCTCGACCGTCCGGCGACGCTGAACGCCGATACGACGGGCTATCTCCAGTTCCAGCTGCAGCGCCTGCGCGACGAGGATTACGATCTCGACGGCGCGACCTTCGGCTTTGGCTTCACCTACCTGCCGAGCGATCGCTTCAAGGCCGATGCCGCTTTGCAATATTCGGCGCAGCGTGTGAATGACGAAGGCGAAAAGACGAATTTCCGCTTCTTCTCGTTGCCGATGTCGGTCACCTGGGACAAGCGCGACAACGACACCGATCCGAAGCGCGGCTATTGGCTTCAGGGCAATCTCATTCCCTTCTTCGGCCTCAAGGGCACGGGCACCGGGGCCAGCATCGCGGGCGAGGGGCGCAGCTATTTCAGCTTCCTGCCGCAAGACAAGTTGACGCTCGCAGGGCGTTTGCGCCTAGGCACCATTGTCGGCTCGAATATCGAGGACACGCCGCGCGACTATCTGTTCTATTCGGGCGGCGGTGGCACCGTCAGGGGGCAACCCTATGAATCGCTGGGGGTCGAGGTCATTCCCGGTCCCAATGGTCCGATCCTGACCGGCGGCATGAGCATGGCCATTGTTTCGACCGAAATGCGCTATCAGCTGCGCGAAAAGATCGGCCTTGCGGCTTTCGTCGATGCGGGTCGGATCTGGGCCGAAAGCGGCTTTTCGGGCTCGAATGATTGGCAGGCCGGTGCGGGCGTGGGTGTGCGCTACAAGACCCCGATCGGACCGTTGCGCTTTGACGTCGCGGGTCCCGCGGGCGGCAATACGGGCAAAGGGGTGCAGGTCTATCTCGGTCTTGGGCAGGCGTTCTGA